One window from the genome of Musa acuminata AAA Group cultivar baxijiao chromosome BXJ1-4, Cavendish_Baxijiao_AAA, whole genome shotgun sequence encodes:
- the LOC103982827 gene encoding alpha-1,3-arabinosyltransferase XAT2 produces MAKQKSPSRVEPQKLRSVLLGGCFLLSMILLVVYTSYVVSFSNLSFWRSNRAAAPVPKAEAKIATTHQADVRYQKEKLPSNPFCDFSNRRNDYCEMEGDIRIHGNSSSIFFVASSNVNATKLQESWKLKPHPRKGDARAMARVTEMSVKTLSTRDAPKCAVHSSVPAIVFSTGGYMGNFFHDFTDILITIFTTSQQFNGEVQFLISEILPWWNEKYQKILKSLTNYEIIDFNQDQVVRCYPHVIVGLKFHKEMSIDPSKSPYGLTMVDFGRFIRKSFALERDMAIKLGPDQGKKPRILIIARKWTRRFANVDEIVRNAEEMGFEAVVAEAKLNLIEFAHIVNSCDVMLGVHGAGLTNLVFLPTNAVVIQVVPLGGLEGISWIDFGLATISMKMHYMQYTISLDESTLTEQFARGDPVLSDQKEAYKKHGWDRMIDLYFAKQGVKLDMGRFSSTLLHALELLRQE; encoded by the exons ATGGCGAAGCAGAAGAGTCCGAGCCGGGTGGAACCCCAGAAGCTTAGGTCGGTGCTGCTTGGGGGATGCTTCCTGTTGTCGATGATCCTTCTTGTGGTGTACACCAGCTACGTTGTTTCTTTCTCCAACC TGAGTTTCTGGCGTTCGAATCGAGCTGCTGCTCCTGTTCCCAAGGCGGAAGCAAAGATCGCAACTACTCATCAAGCAG ATGTGAGGTACCAAAAGGAGAAACTACCAAGCAATCCTTTCTGTGATTTTTCAAACAGAAGAAATGACTATTGTGAGATGGAGGGTGACATTAGGATCCATGGAAACTCTTCCTCCATCTTCTTTGTTGCTTCCTCAAATGTGAATGCTacaaaattacaagaatcatggaAGTTAAAGCCTCATCCTCGAAAGGGAGATGCCAGAGCTATGGCTCGTGTCACGGAAATGTCAGTGAAAACTTTGTCTACTCGTGATGCTCCTAAATGTGCTGTGCATAGCTCAGTTCCAGCAATAGTCTTCTCAACTGGTGGTTACATGGGGAACTTCTTCCATGACTTCACTGATATACTTATCACTATCTTTACAACATCACAACAATTCAACGGCGAAGTTCAGTTTCTGATAAGTGAGATTCTTCCATGGTGGAATGAGAAGTACCAAAAGATACTCAAATCTCTCACTAATTATGAAATAATTGACTTCAACCAGGACCAGGTAGTTCGATGCTATCCTCATGTTATCGTGGGTCTTAAGTTTCACAAGGAGATGAGCATTGACCCCTCAAAATCGCCTTATGGTCTTACAATGGTTGATTTCGGACGATTTATCAGGAAGTCTTTTGCACTGGAGAGGGACATGGCAATTAAACTAGGACCAGATCAAGGTAAGAAGCCTAGAATTCTAATTATTGCAAGGAAGTGGACGAGGAGATTTGCCAATGTTGATGAAATAGTCAGAAATGCGGAAGAGATGGGCTTCGAAGCTGTTGTTGCAGAGGCAAAGCTTAACTTGATTGAATTTGCACACATAGTTAATTCATGCGACGTGATGCTGGGAGTTCATGGTGCTGGGCTAACTAATCTTGTCTTCCTTCCAACCAATGCAGTAGTAATCCAAGTTGTTCCTTTGGGCGGATTGGAGGGCATAAGTTGGATCGACTTTGGACTGGCTACCATAAGCATGAAGATGCATTATATGCAGTATACTATAAGTCTAGACGAGAGCACACTGACAGAGCAGTTTGCTAGAGGCGATCCGGTGCTTTCTGATCAGAAGGAAGCTTACAAGAAACATGGGTGGGATCGAATGATCGACTTATACTTTGCCAAACAAGGAGTGAAGCTTGATATGGGGAGGTTCAGCAGTACCTTACTACATGCCCTTGAGCTTCTTCGTCAAGAGTAG